Proteins encoded within one genomic window of Hevea brasiliensis isolate MT/VB/25A 57/8 chromosome 8, ASM3005281v1, whole genome shotgun sequence:
- the LOC110659808 gene encoding serine/threonine-protein phosphatase PP1 isozyme 4 isoform X1: protein MATQGQASMDPAVLDDIIKRLTEVRSARPGKQVQLSEVEIKQLCLASRDIFMQQPNLLELEAPIKICGDIHGQYSDLLRLFEYGGFPPEANYLFLGDYVDRGKQSLETICLLLAYKIKYPENFFLLRGNHECASINRIYGFYDECKRRFNVRLWKFFTDCFNYLPVAALVDDKILCMHGGLSPDLTNLDQIRNLPRPTAVPDTGLLCDLLWSDPGRDVKGWGMNDRGVSYTFGPDKVSEFLTKHDLDLVCRAHQVVEDGYEFFAERQLVTIFSAPNYCGEFDNAGAMMSVDENLMCSFQILKPAEKKAKYMMPNKM, encoded by the exons ATGGCAACGCAAGGGCAGGCGTCGATGGACCCTGCCGTACTGGATGATATCATCAAACGGCTAACGGAGGTCCGATCAGCGAGGCCAGGTAAGCAGGTGCAGCTCTCGGAGGTTGAGATCAAACAGCTTTGTTTGGCTTCTCGAGATATCTTCATGCAACAGCCTAATTTGCTGGAGCTGGAAGCCCCTATTAAGATTTGCG GTGACATTCATGGGCAATATAGTGATTTACTAAGGCTTTTTGAGTATGGAGGTTTTCCTCCTGAAgccaattatttatttttaggggaTTATGTTGATCGTGGCAAGCAGAGTTTAGAAACAATTTGCCTTTTGCTTGCCTACAAGATTAAATATCCAGAAAACTTTTTTCTTTTGAGAGGAAACCATGAATGCGCATCAATAAACCGGatatatggattttatgatgaatgCAAGCGGCGGTTTAATGTGAGGCTTTGGAAATTCTTTACTGACTGTTTCAACTATCTTCCTGTTGCGGCTCTAGTAGATGATAAAATATTGTGCATGCATGGTGGTCTTTCCCCTGATTTGACAAATTTGGATCAAATTAGAAATTTACCTCGACCAACTGCAGTTCCAGACACTGGTTTACTATGTGATTTGCTCTGGTCAGATCCTGGTAGAGATGTTAAAGGTTGGGGAATGAATGACAGAGGAGTTTCATATACTTTTGGTCCTGATAAGGTGTCAGAATTCTTGACAAAGCATGATTTAGACCTTGTCTGTCGCGCACATCAG GTTGTGGAGGATGGGTATGAATTCTTTGCAGAAAGGCAGCTTGTCACTATTTTTTCAGCTCCCAACTATTGTGGTGAATTTGATAATGCAG GTGCTATGATGAGTGTAGATGAAAATCTGATGTGCTCCTTTCAGATTTTGAAGCCGGCTGAGAAAAAAGCTAAATATATGATGCCAAATAAAATGTGA
- the LOC110659808 gene encoding serine/threonine-protein phosphatase PP1 isozyme 4 isoform X3 yields MATQGQASMDPAVLDDIIKRLTEVRSARPGKQVQLSEVEIKQLCLASRDIFMQQPNLLELEAPIKICGDIHGQYSDLLRLFEYGGFPPEANYLFLGDYVDRGKQSLETICLLLAYKIKYPENFFLLRGNHECASINRIYGFYDECKRRFNVRLWKFFTDCFNYLPVAALVDDKILCMHGGLSPDLTNLDQIRNLPRPTAVPDTGLLCDLLWSDPGRDVKGWGMNDRGVSYTFGPDKVSEFLTKHDLDLVCRAHQVL; encoded by the exons ATGGCAACGCAAGGGCAGGCGTCGATGGACCCTGCCGTACTGGATGATATCATCAAACGGCTAACGGAGGTCCGATCAGCGAGGCCAGGTAAGCAGGTGCAGCTCTCGGAGGTTGAGATCAAACAGCTTTGTTTGGCTTCTCGAGATATCTTCATGCAACAGCCTAATTTGCTGGAGCTGGAAGCCCCTATTAAGATTTGCG GTGACATTCATGGGCAATATAGTGATTTACTAAGGCTTTTTGAGTATGGAGGTTTTCCTCCTGAAgccaattatttatttttaggggaTTATGTTGATCGTGGCAAGCAGAGTTTAGAAACAATTTGCCTTTTGCTTGCCTACAAGATTAAATATCCAGAAAACTTTTTTCTTTTGAGAGGAAACCATGAATGCGCATCAATAAACCGGatatatggattttatgatgaatgCAAGCGGCGGTTTAATGTGAGGCTTTGGAAATTCTTTACTGACTGTTTCAACTATCTTCCTGTTGCGGCTCTAGTAGATGATAAAATATTGTGCATGCATGGTGGTCTTTCCCCTGATTTGACAAATTTGGATCAAATTAGAAATTTACCTCGACCAACTGCAGTTCCAGACACTGGTTTACTATGTGATTTGCTCTGGTCAGATCCTGGTAGAGATGTTAAAGGTTGGGGAATGAATGACAGAGGAGTTTCATATACTTTTGGTCCTGATAAGGTGTCAGAATTCTTGACAAAGCATGATTTAGACCTTGTCTGTCGCGCACATCAG GTGCTATGA
- the LOC110659808 gene encoding serine/threonine-protein phosphatase PP1 isozyme 4 isoform X2: MATQGQASMDPAVLDDIIKRLTEVRSARPGKQVQLSEVEIKQLCLASRDIFMQQPNLLELEAPIKICGDIHGQYSDLLRLFEYGGFPPEANYLFLGDYVDRGKQSLETICLLLAYKIKYPENFFLLRGNHECASINRIYGFYDECKRRFNVRLWKFFTDCFNYLPVAALVDDKILCMHGGLSPDLTNLDQIRNLPRPTAVPDTGLLCDLLWSDPGRDVKGWGMNDRGVSYTFGPDKVSEFLTKHDLDLVCRAHQVVEDGYEFFAERQLVTIFSAPNYCDEFDNAGAMMSVDENLMCSFQILKPAEKKAKYMMPNKM, encoded by the exons ATGGCAACGCAAGGGCAGGCGTCGATGGACCCTGCCGTACTGGATGATATCATCAAACGGCTAACGGAGGTCCGATCAGCGAGGCCAGGTAAGCAGGTGCAGCTCTCGGAGGTTGAGATCAAACAGCTTTGTTTGGCTTCTCGAGATATCTTCATGCAACAGCCTAATTTGCTGGAGCTGGAAGCCCCTATTAAGATTTGCG GTGACATTCATGGGCAATATAGTGATTTACTAAGGCTTTTTGAGTATGGAGGTTTTCCTCCTGAAgccaattatttatttttaggggaTTATGTTGATCGTGGCAAGCAGAGTTTAGAAACAATTTGCCTTTTGCTTGCCTACAAGATTAAATATCCAGAAAACTTTTTTCTTTTGAGAGGAAACCATGAATGCGCATCAATAAACCGGatatatggattttatgatgaatgCAAGCGGCGGTTTAATGTGAGGCTTTGGAAATTCTTTACTGACTGTTTCAACTATCTTCCTGTTGCGGCTCTAGTAGATGATAAAATATTGTGCATGCATGGTGGTCTTTCCCCTGATTTGACAAATTTGGATCAAATTAGAAATTTACCTCGACCAACTGCAGTTCCAGACACTGGTTTACTATGTGATTTGCTCTGGTCAGATCCTGGTAGAGATGTTAAAGGTTGGGGAATGAATGACAGAGGAGTTTCATATACTTTTGGTCCTGATAAGGTGTCAGAATTCTTGACAAAGCATGATTTAGACCTTGTCTGTCGCGCACATCAG GTTGTGGAGGATGGGTATGAATTCTTTGCAGAAAGGCAGCTTGTCACTATTTTTTCAGCTCCTAACTATTGTGATGAATTTGATAATGCAGGTGCTATGATGAGTGTAGATGAAAATCTGATGTGCTCCTTTCAGATTTTGAAGCCGGCTGAGAAAAAAGCTAAATATATGATGCCAAATAAAATGTGA